From a single Oceanobacillus kimchii X50 genomic region:
- a CDS encoding NADP-dependent oxidoreductase, which produces MSEQNQQIKLAKRPEGTPTKEHFDIVDIPINEPNDGEVLIKTVYLSVDPYMRGRMSAGKSYVKPFEVDKPINGTIVGEVVTSKSDSFSKGDLVRGMFPWQRYNVVSASYVEKIDPSIAPLTAYLSVLGMTGLTAYFGLLDIGQPKEGETVVISAAAGAVGSTVGQIAKIKGANVVGIAGTDEKIAYLENQLGFDKAVNYKASNFKQQLKKACPNGVDVYFDNVGGEVTDNVLSLLNDFARVPLCGAISTYNLKPGEDYGPSILPKILKTRTTVKGFIVSDYQEQFPEATKDLANWIAEDKLSYEVTTIEGFENTPTAFLNLFEGKNKGKQLVKVSETSS; this is translated from the coding sequence ATGTCAGAACAAAATCAACAAATAAAATTAGCCAAACGTCCAGAAGGAACTCCTACAAAGGAACATTTTGATATTGTAGATATACCGATTAATGAACCAAATGATGGTGAAGTCCTTATCAAAACTGTTTATCTTTCTGTTGATCCTTATATGCGTGGACGAATGAGTGCTGGAAAATCATATGTGAAACCATTTGAAGTAGATAAGCCCATAAATGGTACGATTGTCGGCGAAGTAGTAACTTCTAAATCAGACTCGTTTTCTAAAGGTGACCTTGTTCGCGGGATGTTTCCTTGGCAGCGATATAATGTAGTCTCTGCATCATATGTTGAAAAAATAGATCCATCTATAGCACCATTAACTGCATATCTAAGTGTGCTAGGTATGACTGGTCTCACTGCTTATTTTGGTTTGTTAGACATTGGTCAGCCTAAAGAAGGGGAGACTGTAGTAATATCCGCAGCTGCTGGAGCAGTAGGTTCTACAGTTGGGCAAATTGCCAAAATTAAAGGTGCTAATGTAGTCGGCATTGCAGGTACTGATGAAAAAATAGCTTATTTAGAGAATCAATTAGGATTTGATAAAGCAGTAAATTATAAAGCATCAAACTTTAAACAGCAGCTAAAAAAAGCTTGTCCAAATGGCGTTGATGTCTATTTTGATAATGTGGGGGGAGAAGTAACTGACAATGTATTAAGCCTATTAAATGATTTTGCTCGTGTTCCATTATGTGGCGCTATATCCACATACAATTTGAAGCCAGGTGAAGACTACGGTCCAAGCATATTACCGAAAATTCTTAAGACACGCACTACCGTGAAAGGATTTATCGTTAGTGACTACCAAGAACAGTTTCCTGAAGCAACCAAAGATTTAGCAAACTGGATTGCTGAAGATAAATTATCGTATGAAGTAACGACCATTGAAGGTTTTGAAAATACACCTACTGCATTTTTAAACTTATTTGAAGGAAAAAACAAAGGGAAGCAACTTGTAAAAGTAAGTGAAACTTCCTCTTAA
- a CDS encoding amidohydrolase: MSVYCKVLEFEDQLIEWRRELHQFPELSFEEFRTSERVMEILQAMEHINIEKGAGTPTSIIATISTGEGPTVALRADMDALPIQEQTNTPYESQNPGVMHACGHDAHTAILLGAAKVLSDLVETESWKGTIKLIFQPAEEAQDEHGLSGSPYLLQAGVYDKVEAAFALHMCPWKKSGQLLINDGFSMANVDEFEATIYATGGHGGYPEKSTDPIWMLSLVLPGLYGIISRRIAAAEKGVISVGEIRSGNATNIIPAKTSIRGTIRSYTPAIRDQLERELHQVFQMVHSLGGEYQLNVSRGEPALYNDPYLNQIVRHSVRKIQKHIDVFEEAFGMGGEDFGYVSQKLPATMFFLGCALDEGYSRDLHTPVFDIDESSFVLGVAILVESAIARTKQTII; this comes from the coding sequence GTGAGTGTGTATTGTAAAGTACTTGAATTTGAAGATCAATTAATCGAATGGAGGAGAGAGTTGCATCAGTTTCCTGAACTAAGTTTCGAAGAATTTCGTACTTCTGAGCGGGTAATGGAAATTTTGCAAGCGATGGAACATATTAACATAGAAAAAGGTGCAGGCACGCCTACAAGCATAATTGCAACCATTTCAACCGGAGAAGGTCCAACTGTAGCACTGCGAGCAGACATGGATGCCTTACCGATTCAGGAACAAACGAATACTCCTTATGAATCCCAGAACCCAGGTGTGATGCACGCGTGTGGGCATGATGCACATACAGCAATATTATTAGGAGCGGCGAAGGTTTTATCAGATCTCGTTGAAACAGAGAGTTGGAAAGGAACGATTAAACTTATTTTTCAACCTGCGGAAGAGGCACAAGATGAGCATGGTCTATCAGGGTCTCCATATCTACTACAAGCAGGCGTATACGATAAGGTCGAAGCAGCATTTGCACTACATATGTGCCCGTGGAAAAAATCAGGTCAGCTTCTAATCAATGATGGATTTAGCATGGCGAATGTTGATGAATTTGAAGCAACTATCTATGCGACAGGGGGACATGGTGGTTATCCAGAAAAATCAACCGATCCAATCTGGATGTTATCGCTTGTACTTCCGGGTTTATATGGGATCATTTCCCGTCGAATAGCAGCAGCAGAAAAAGGTGTTATTTCAGTAGGGGAAATTCGTTCTGGGAATGCGACCAACATTATTCCTGCTAAAACAAGTATTCGTGGAACGATTCGAAGCTATACTCCTGCAATACGAGACCAACTTGAAAGAGAGTTACATCAAGTATTTCAAATGGTACATTCTTTGGGTGGAGAATATCAATTGAACGTTTCAAGAGGAGAGCCGGCTTTATACAATGACCCCTATCTAAATCAAATTGTACGTCATTCGGTAAGGAAAATACAGAAGCACATAGATGTATTCGAAGAGGCTTTTGGAATGGGTGGAGAAGACTTTGGATATGTATCACAGAAACTGCCAGCTACGATGTTTTTTCTCGGTTGTGCATTAGATGAAGGATACTCGCGTGATTTGCATACACCTGTCTTCGATATCGATGAGTCCTCATTCGTATTAGGAGTAGCAATATTAGTAGAAAGCGCAATTGCACGTACAAAGCAGACTATTATCTAA
- a CDS encoding cystathionine gamma-synthase family protein, whose product MTDKKQVDVGTEAVWAGEKEYLVHGATQVPVVLSVAYNYDDMDEWYDVAIGKKKGHIYGRNTNPTVQAFEDKVKQLEGAEAATSFSTGMAAISNTLSTFLLPGDRIVSIKDTYGGTNKIFTEFLPRQQVEVMLCETGDHEQIEKEVKKGCKILYLESPTNPTVKITDLKKMADVGKRAGAIVIVDNTFGTPINQNPLALGADLVIHSATKFLGGHADALGGVVCGPEHYVEQIYHFREINGATMDPMAAYLTLRGMKTLHLRVREQSFNAMQLAKFLQQQDIVEDVYYPGLPTHLYHEIAKEQMKDFGGMLSFSVKGGVDTVRELLPKLQYAHRAANLGAVETTVGPARTTSHVECTPEERAAMGIPEGLIRVSCGIEYIDDILEDFSQAFAQLENSLEIS is encoded by the coding sequence ATGACAGATAAGAAGCAAGTAGACGTAGGTACAGAAGCAGTTTGGGCAGGAGAAAAGGAGTACCTTGTACATGGAGCAACGCAAGTCCCTGTTGTCCTTAGTGTTGCCTATAATTATGACGATATGGATGAATGGTATGATGTGGCTATTGGGAAGAAGAAAGGCCATATATATGGAAGAAACACAAACCCAACCGTGCAAGCATTCGAAGATAAAGTAAAGCAGTTAGAAGGAGCAGAAGCTGCTACTAGTTTTTCTACAGGAATGGCTGCTATAAGTAATACACTATCTACTTTTTTATTACCGGGGGATCGAATTGTTTCGATTAAAGACACTTACGGAGGAACGAATAAAATATTCACTGAATTTCTGCCACGCCAGCAGGTAGAAGTAATGTTATGTGAGACAGGGGATCATGAACAAATTGAAAAAGAGGTAAAAAAAGGCTGTAAGATTCTTTATTTAGAATCTCCCACAAATCCTACAGTAAAAATTACAGATTTAAAGAAAATGGCAGATGTAGGAAAGCGAGCTGGGGCAATTGTGATCGTCGATAATACGTTTGGTACGCCAATAAATCAAAATCCATTAGCACTTGGTGCAGATTTAGTTATTCATAGTGCTACAAAATTTTTAGGCGGCCATGCTGATGCGTTAGGGGGAGTAGTTTGTGGTCCTGAACATTACGTAGAGCAAATCTATCATTTCCGTGAAATTAATGGTGCGACAATGGACCCAATGGCTGCGTACTTAACATTACGTGGCATGAAGACACTGCATCTACGCGTTAGAGAACAGTCATTTAACGCAATGCAATTAGCAAAGTTTTTACAGCAGCAAGATATTGTAGAAGATGTGTATTACCCAGGGTTACCGACACATCTGTACCATGAAATTGCAAAAGAACAAATGAAAGACTTTGGAGGCATGCTGAGCTTTTCGGTAAAAGGTGGTGTGGACACGGTAAGAGAATTACTACCGAAGCTACAGTATGCACATCGGGCAGCAAATTTAGGGGCAGTGGAAACAACGGTTGGTCCTGCACGTACAACAAGTCATGTGGAATGTACACCCGAGGAACGTGCTGCAATGGGAATCCCAGAAGGACTCATCCGTGTCTCTTGTGGTATCGAATATATAGATGATATATTGGAAGACTTTTCTCAAGCTTTTGCTCAGCTAGAAAATAGTTTGGAAATTTCTTAA
- a CDS encoding M24 family metallopeptidase has product MNVEVAEYMDRMKRTKAKMAEKGIEVLLITDPANMNYLTGFDGWSFYVDQMLVLMDDEEQPIWIGRTADANAAKVTTWLFHENIIPYPDTYVHSQTRHPMDFVAEILTQIGQDKRNIGVEMDSYYFSAKCFQQLNKGLSNATFLDGSLIVNWVRIIKSPAEILKMEKAGIIGEHAIREGIEMVNAGVRGCDVAAKISHEQLSGTPEFGGDYPAIVPLLPAGERTSTPHLTWTDKPYQQGETVILELAGCYQRYHAPIARTVQIGQPSTNMKNLSEVVIEGLNACLDFIQPGVACEEIETVWRKTVEKHGVTKESRLGYSMGLNYPPDWGEHTASIRTGDKTILVPNMTFHLIPAIWSEGDSFEISESFYVTENGCKTFANLPRELMIKDGFANLDFVG; this is encoded by the coding sequence ATGAATGTAGAAGTTGCGGAGTACATGGATAGGATGAAGCGCACGAAAGCAAAAATGGCTGAAAAAGGAATAGAAGTGCTACTTATTACAGACCCGGCAAATATGAATTATTTAACAGGGTTCGATGGCTGGTCATTCTATGTCGATCAAATGTTGGTACTGATGGATGATGAGGAGCAACCGATTTGGATAGGAAGAACAGCAGATGCAAATGCGGCAAAGGTAACGACATGGCTGTTTCATGAAAATATTATTCCTTATCCAGATACCTATGTTCATTCTCAAACGAGGCACCCAATGGACTTTGTAGCAGAAATTTTAACTCAGATAGGTCAAGATAAACGTAATATTGGTGTAGAGATGGATAGCTATTATTTTTCAGCAAAATGTTTTCAACAATTGAATAAAGGTCTATCAAATGCAACATTTTTGGATGGTTCACTTATCGTAAATTGGGTACGTATCATTAAGTCACCAGCAGAAATCTTGAAGATGGAAAAAGCTGGAATCATTGGAGAACATGCTATACGTGAAGGTATAGAAATGGTAAATGCCGGGGTTAGAGGTTGTGATGTTGCTGCTAAGATAAGTCATGAACAATTAAGTGGTACGCCTGAATTTGGGGGAGATTATCCTGCAATCGTACCTTTACTACCAGCAGGAGAGCGAACTTCCACTCCACACCTTACATGGACGGATAAACCATATCAGCAGGGTGAAACAGTAATTTTAGAGTTGGCAGGATGTTATCAGCGCTATCATGCTCCAATAGCTCGAACTGTTCAAATTGGTCAGCCATCGACAAATATGAAGAACTTATCAGAAGTGGTCATCGAAGGGTTGAATGCTTGCTTAGACTTTATACAGCCAGGAGTAGCTTGTGAAGAAATTGAAACGGTTTGGAGAAAAACAGTAGAAAAACATGGCGTTACGAAAGAGTCGAGATTAGGGTATTCGATGGGATTAAATTATCCTCCAGATTGGGGTGAGCATACAGCTAGCATAAGAACAGGAGATAAAACGATTCTTGTACCAAATATGACCTTTCACTTAATACCAGCGATTTGGTCGGAAGGGGATAGTTTTGAAATTAGTGAATCATTCTATGTAACAGAGAATGGTTGTAAGACCTTTGCAAACCTGCCTAGAGAACTGATGATTAAAGACGGATTTGCAAACCTTGATTTTGTTGGTTAA
- a CDS encoding sporulation protein has protein sequence MFNKMLSSIGIGNTKIDAQLDKQSYMAGETVRGKILVTGGKVEQEVDQIYLSVNTKYVKESDDKRFNVNVIMDKFKIAESFTIQPGESKEIPFSFILSPQTPLTIRDKNVWIDTGLDIKKAVDPGDIDYIQVNPSQLVNAVLKAVDSLGFKLIEVESKEVHRSFGKLPFVQEFEFKPRSGQYKGLLDEIELIFLPSEDQVEILMQIDRKARGLSGLFAEAMDQDESYVRFTVTNSDSSTVQETIQEIVNQNIH, from the coding sequence ATGTTTAACAAAATGTTATCTAGTATTGGAATTGGAAATACGAAAATAGATGCGCAACTGGATAAGCAAAGTTATATGGCTGGAGAAACTGTAAGAGGAAAGATATTAGTTACAGGAGGAAAAGTGGAGCAAGAAGTCGATCAAATTTATTTGTCAGTGAATACCAAGTATGTAAAAGAAAGTGATGATAAAAGATTTAACGTCAACGTTATCATGGATAAATTTAAAATAGCAGAATCATTTACGATTCAACCAGGAGAGTCTAAGGAGATACCATTTTCGTTTATTTTATCTCCTCAAACTCCATTAACAATAAGAGATAAAAATGTTTGGATTGATACAGGATTAGATATTAAAAAAGCAGTTGACCCTGGTGACATTGATTATATTCAAGTGAATCCATCGCAACTAGTCAATGCAGTACTAAAAGCTGTTGATTCACTTGGTTTTAAGCTTATTGAAGTAGAATCGAAAGAAGTACATCGTTCGTTTGGAAAACTTCCGTTCGTACAAGAATTTGAATTCAAACCTAGAAGTGGACAATATAAAGGCTTATTAGATGAGATTGAGTTAATCTTCTTACCAAGTGAAGATCAGGTTGAAATTCTTATGCAGATTGATAGAAAAGCAAGAGGATTATCTGGTTTATTCGCAGAAGCGATGGATCAAGATGAATCTTACGTAAGATTTACGGTAACAAACTCAGATAGCTCCACTGTACAAGAAACAATTCAAGAAATAGTAAACCAAAATATTCATTAA
- a CDS encoding esterase/lipase family protein, translating to MQLILKKVVFLVLFFVFTFAAVCSVSASEVDSPILVGESNESAISGKVGNGNEETPGEWYAGSTPSNPIPNAPVILFVPGLNNVAQIFWEDNDMYQTVLDAGYQTAFVQLYDAGGASATMWDNGELLAGKIREISMHFDRPVTVVAYSKGGVDTQTALTYYDAWQYVDNVITLSSPHHGSQLADLAYSSPAGWLADLLGAQGDGTYAMQMGYMENFRSEMDNKPFAYHNNYYTLGGTGWGSIFSSTWFGGMYLSQFGSNDGVVTSESSSLPEGNQLAVENWNHTSIRTGESFATFENYLMGNETVDSLVTPTKSAELTSNSNNQWISGGPLVGKKKATTTISVENDVDELALHLMTSNQLSNLKLIDPDGKEINPNVTTTDNKEGIFAGSISHMTFIEFPKAGDWKLELTSYQQDAFVLMVDYKTTEKIIHNSNVEFNANQKPTYHLKVNSETVQENTLQATYHITESGTDNTKTYRTTGKSILAEELSLENKNSVYNITIEINGLTKAGERFTRTIVDSVYVD from the coding sequence ATGCAACTAATCTTGAAAAAAGTTGTTTTTCTTGTTTTGTTTTTCGTCTTCACGTTTGCGGCGGTTTGTAGTGTTTCAGCTTCAGAAGTTGATTCCCCTATATTAGTAGGTGAATCGAATGAAAGCGCTATATCAGGGAAAGTAGGTAATGGAAACGAAGAGACTCCTGGAGAGTGGTACGCTGGATCAACACCGTCAAATCCGATTCCGAATGCACCCGTTATTTTATTTGTGCCAGGACTTAATAATGTCGCACAGATTTTCTGGGAAGATAACGATATGTACCAAACCGTGCTTGATGCAGGATATCAAACTGCTTTTGTCCAATTGTATGACGCCGGAGGAGCTTCCGCTACAATGTGGGATAATGGTGAATTACTCGCGGGAAAAATAAGAGAAATCTCTATGCATTTTGATCGGCCTGTGACTGTGGTTGCCTATAGTAAAGGCGGGGTCGATACGCAGACCGCATTAACGTATTATGATGCATGGCAATACGTAGACAATGTTATTACATTATCTAGTCCTCATCATGGCTCACAACTTGCTGACTTAGCGTACAGTTCTCCTGCAGGTTGGTTAGCGGACCTACTTGGTGCACAAGGGGATGGAACATACGCGATGCAAATGGGATATATGGAAAATTTTCGTTCTGAAATGGATAATAAACCGTTCGCATATCACAACAATTATTACACATTAGGAGGAACGGGGTGGGGGTCTATATTTTCCTCTACATGGTTTGGAGGTATGTACTTATCACAGTTCGGGTCCAATGATGGAGTAGTTACGAGTGAAAGTAGTAGTCTTCCAGAGGGAAATCAACTAGCAGTGGAAAATTGGAATCATACTTCGATACGAACTGGTGAAAGTTTCGCTACATTTGAAAATTATTTAATGGGTAACGAAACAGTAGATAGTTTAGTTACACCTACAAAAAGTGCCGAATTAACTTCTAATAGCAATAATCAATGGATTTCCGGTGGGCCGTTAGTAGGTAAGAAAAAAGCTACTACTACTATTTCCGTTGAAAATGATGTCGATGAACTTGCTCTGCATTTAATGACTTCTAATCAATTATCTAACTTAAAACTCATAGATCCAGACGGGAAAGAAATAAATCCAAATGTGACAACGACAGATAATAAAGAAGGAATATTTGCAGGATCCATTAGTCATATGACCTTTATAGAATTTCCGAAAGCAGGAGATTGGAAGTTAGAACTTACTTCTTATCAACAGGATGCATTCGTATTGATGGTGGATTATAAAACAACGGAAAAAATAATTCACAATAGTAATGTAGAATTCAATGCAAATCAAAAGCCTACTTATCATTTGAAAGTGAATTCAGAAACGGTTCAGGAAAATACATTACAAGCTACGTATCATATAACTGAATCTGGGACGGATAATACAAAAACATATAGAACAACAGGCAAATCCATTTTAGCAGAGGAGTTGTCATTGGAAAATAAGAATAGCGTGTATAATATTACAATTGAAATAAACGGATTAACGAAAGCAGGGGAAAGATTTACTAGAACCATCGTTGATTCGGTATACGTAGACTAA
- a CDS encoding PucR family transcriptional regulator, which produces MGLTVEDVLCEDLLMDAEVVTSESLIGKKKVQWISVIELPVENFVRKNEIVLTTAIGCKDDPEQFIKFVKDVIESKAAALMIALGRFIYDIPKEVMAMAEENDFVIIVLPWEIRFANIVETVMMQLTDAESQDRKRSERIQQELLNLILAERDLNDILTFIQDEMEAAVFLSDRFGNLFDKDLYNEKVQQQWKQKVVNGKIPRQQTVQSNNDPLIQKFDLIEGKQSLLQIPILQVSGEPQGYLFVMLPEDEVTETFLTTNRIHIIEHAATTIALWLSKRNAIEETKIRLRSDFVDELAKGYFQSHEEAASRAGLLGYELYHEYVCIVGFAENMERMFERRIQETHTFDSWKKSMHRYIEEEIIYAATTLERQWLLTRNEDVFLIYLQVEHQTDHEYATDFLDMIDRRLQNLLPEIEMVWGLGKRVKQFSDYHISYQQARTALKIGYRKDKRRTWYDQTGLDRILLNLYEFDDMWEMMKNTITPLINYEAERQMDLIGTFTAFHQYRGNVSQTARSLHLHRQSLLYRLRKIESLTGLSLNNSDHLFLLELCLKTWRIGNEDINASYSPK; this is translated from the coding sequence ATGGGATTAACAGTAGAAGATGTTCTTTGTGAAGATTTGTTAATGGATGCTGAGGTAGTGACAAGTGAGTCACTAATAGGTAAGAAAAAAGTTCAATGGATTTCTGTGATTGAATTACCTGTAGAGAATTTTGTTCGAAAAAATGAAATTGTATTAACGACGGCAATTGGCTGTAAGGATGATCCCGAACAGTTTATTAAATTTGTAAAAGATGTAATTGAATCAAAAGCTGCTGCACTTATGATAGCGCTTGGGAGATTTATTTATGATATCCCAAAAGAAGTCATGGCAATGGCCGAGGAAAACGATTTTGTTATTATTGTTTTGCCGTGGGAAATTCGGTTTGCCAATATCGTAGAGACGGTTATGATGCAATTAACCGATGCAGAGAGTCAAGATCGAAAGCGATCTGAACGCATTCAACAAGAGTTGTTAAATCTAATTCTGGCAGAACGAGATTTAAATGATATTCTTACCTTTATTCAAGATGAGATGGAAGCAGCAGTTTTTTTATCGGATCGTTTTGGAAATCTGTTTGACAAAGATCTTTATAATGAAAAGGTTCAACAACAATGGAAGCAGAAAGTAGTAAATGGCAAGATTCCTCGCCAACAGACTGTTCAAAGTAATAATGATCCCCTTATTCAAAAGTTTGATCTTATAGAAGGAAAACAATCGCTTCTACAAATACCGATTCTACAAGTTTCTGGTGAGCCGCAAGGGTATCTTTTTGTAATGCTTCCAGAAGATGAAGTAACAGAAACCTTTTTAACAACGAATCGAATTCATATTATTGAGCATGCAGCTACCACAATTGCCCTTTGGTTATCGAAAAGAAATGCCATAGAAGAAACAAAAATTCGTCTCCGCAGCGATTTTGTTGATGAATTAGCGAAAGGGTATTTTCAATCACATGAAGAAGCTGCATCACGTGCTGGATTACTAGGGTATGAGTTGTATCATGAATATGTTTGTATTGTAGGTTTTGCGGAAAATATGGAGCGGATGTTTGAGAGAAGAATCCAAGAGACACATACATTTGATTCATGGAAGAAAAGCATGCACAGATATATAGAAGAAGAGATTATTTACGCGGCAACAACACTCGAACGTCAATGGTTGTTAACTCGAAATGAAGACGTATTTCTTATTTATCTGCAAGTGGAGCATCAAACTGACCATGAGTATGCAACTGATTTTTTAGACATGATTGATCGTCGCCTACAGAATCTCCTGCCAGAAATTGAGATGGTATGGGGATTAGGAAAAAGAGTTAAGCAATTCTCTGATTACCATATTAGTTATCAACAAGCACGTACGGCACTAAAAATTGGTTATCGCAAAGACAAGCGACGTACTTGGTATGATCAAACAGGTCTCGATCGAATTTTACTAAACCTCTATGAATTTGACGATATGTGGGAAATGATGAAAAATACGATAACACCTTTGATTAACTATGAAGCGGAACGCCAAATGGATTTGATTGGAACATTTACAGCATTTCATCAATATCGTGGAAATGTTAGCCAAACTGCTAGGTCATTACATTTGCATCGGCAGTCATTGCTGTATCGTTTACGCAAAATTGAATCCTTAACGGGGCTCTCTTTAAATAATTCGGATCATCTATTTCTATTGGAGCTATGCTTGAAAACATGGAGAATTGGAAATGAAGATATAAATGCTTCTTACTCCCCAAAATAA
- a CDS encoding DNA-directed RNA polymerase subunit beta, translated as MSTNETEKKQTRRAENEKAATSSEAQAAQNNRDTRKKQKKLQKEEKRNAKFPRIRVFPIWLRIIVISILCVAALVIGLMVGYGVIGDGSPTEVLKKETWQHIIDIIYKAE; from the coding sequence ATGTCTACCAATGAAACCGAAAAAAAACAAACACGCCGTGCAGAGAATGAAAAAGCTGCTACTAGCAGTGAGGCACAAGCGGCTCAGAACAATCGTGACACACGCAAAAAGCAAAAGAAATTACAAAAAGAAGAGAAACGAAATGCAAAGTTTCCAAGAATTCGTGTATTTCCAATCTGGCTTCGAATTATAGTAATTTCTATTTTATGTGTTGCCGCTCTCGTGATTGGGCTCATGGTTGGTTATGGAGTTATTGGGGATGGATCGCCAACCGAAGTATTAAAAAAGGAAACATGGCAACATATCATTGATATTATATATAAAGCTGAATAA
- a CDS encoding flagellar hook-basal body protein — protein MSQMMIQAAVTMNQLQNKLDLIGNNMANSQTTGYKSRQAEFSSLLTQQVNNLTDPANAQGRLTPEGIRVGSGARLGSTNMNLNQGAIRETNRDLDVALTSENLLFQVEVTENGQVGTRYTRDGSFYLSPMENGQMMLTTSDGNPVIGNNGPISIQDGFDSIEINEYGQLLVERNGQQTIEDQLTIVEAIRPRLLESTGQNLFQLPNLEALGFNAEEIIQETNPQTAILQSKALEQSNVDISKEMSDLLMTQRLYQFNSRTITMGDQMMGLVNQIRS, from the coding sequence ATGTCGCAAATGATGATACAGGCTGCAGTAACGATGAATCAATTGCAGAACAAGCTCGATTTAATTGGTAATAATATGGCAAACAGCCAGACTACAGGCTATAAAAGTAGACAAGCTGAATTTTCATCTCTACTTACACAACAAGTGAATAATTTAACTGACCCGGCTAATGCTCAAGGGCGTCTTACGCCAGAAGGTATTCGCGTTGGTTCAGGAGCAAGGTTAGGTTCGACGAATATGAATCTGAATCAAGGGGCTATTCGAGAAACGAATCGAGATCTTGATGTCGCATTAACAAGTGAGAATCTATTATTCCAGGTTGAAGTAACCGAAAATGGACAGGTTGGAACGCGCTATACACGTGATGGATCATTCTATCTTAGTCCAATGGAGAATGGTCAAATGATGTTGACGACATCGGATGGTAATCCGGTTATAGGTAATAACGGACCAATTTCAATTCAAGATGGTTTTGATTCCATAGAAATAAATGAATATGGTCAATTGCTCGTTGAACGCAATGGTCAACAAACAATAGAAGATCAGCTAACGATCGTTGAAGCAATTCGCCCACGTCTATTAGAATCAACCGGTCAGAATTTATTTCAATTACCCAATTTAGAAGCACTAGGGTTTAATGCAGAAGAGATAATTCAAGAAACGAATCCGCAAACTGCGATATTACAATCCAAGGCATTGGAACAATCAAATGTAGATATCTCAAAGGAAATGTCAGATTTATTAATGACACAACGATTGTATCAATTTAATTCACGTACAATCACTATGGGTGATCAAATGATGGGTCTAGTCAATCAAATTCGCTCGTAA
- a CDS encoding flagellar hook-basal body protein gives MLRGLYTAASGMITQQRQQESLSNNVANANTPGYKADQTTIRAFPELLLQQTGSSKQIPTTQGGVNFPVSQTIGPINTGVYVQETVPNFAQGDVQETGLPTDVAIIQGQVPDENGFLFFSVQNENGEERLTRNGNFTVDGEGFLVTNQGNYVLDEAGSPIQTNGLDYVVTPEGFVQTEDGAFPLGIRYVENSNELVKEGNDLFAGESVDVPAAATFSLQQGALEQSNVNTMQTMADMMNAYRLFETNQRVLRAYDESLGKAVNEVGRLG, from the coding sequence ATGTTAAGAGGTTTATATACAGCTGCTAGTGGCATGATTACACAACAGCGGCAGCAAGAATCATTATCAAATAATGTAGCAAATGCGAACACTCCTGGATATAAAGCAGATCAAACAACTATCCGAGCTTTTCCAGAACTATTATTGCAGCAGACAGGCTCAAGTAAACAGATTCCAACAACACAAGGTGGAGTTAACTTCCCGGTAAGTCAGACAATTGGTCCGATTAATACGGGGGTTTACGTTCAAGAAACGGTACCTAACTTCGCACAAGGTGATGTTCAGGAGACTGGATTACCTACAGATGTAGCAATTATTCAAGGACAGGTTCCTGACGAAAATGGATTTCTTTTCTTTTCTGTTCAAAACGAAAATGGAGAAGAAAGGCTCACTCGTAACGGAAATTTTACTGTTGATGGAGAAGGTTTTCTTGTAACCAATCAAGGAAATTATGTTCTTGACGAAGCAGGTAGCCCAATTCAGACAAATGGTTTAGATTATGTTGTAACACCAGAAGGTTTTGTACAGACAGAAGATGGTGCATTCCCCTTAGGTATTCGCTATGTGGAAAATTCGAATGAACTTGTAAAAGAAGGAAATGATTTATTTGCAGGAGAATCAGTAGATGTACCAGCAGCTGCAACATTTTCTTTACAACAAGGTGCTTTAGAACAATCGAATGTGAATACGATGCAAACAATGGCAGATATGATGAATGCGTACCGACTGTTTGAAACAAATCAACGTGTCTTACGTGCATATGATGAAAGCTTAGGAAAAGCAGTAAATGAAGTTGGTCGTCTTGGATAA